In Haliotis asinina isolate JCU_RB_2024 chromosome 15, JCU_Hal_asi_v2, whole genome shotgun sequence, one DNA window encodes the following:
- the LOC137266414 gene encoding perlucin-like, whose protein sequence is MDAKMSMVIFLVLLVQTYCFNVRCPNGFIANGNTCYKFVNWQASWPEAKVMCDVMDAHLLEIDSPWEEQFILESLDYLENEISGGSLWIGATDIVNENQWVWMTSGRRVSYQNWKREEPEAMMKVHGHCLAVTPKPMFTWEEIPCRRELDFICEMNMD, encoded by the exons ATGGATGCTAAAATGAGTATGGTCATTTTTCTCGTGCTCCTTGTGCAGACAT ACTGCTTCAATGTGAGATGTCCGAACGGGTTTATCGCCAATGGCAACACCTGTTACAAGTTCGTCAATTGGCAAGCTTCGTGGCCAGAAGCAAAG GTGATGTGTGACGTCATGGATGCGCACCTGCTGGAAATAGACTCGCCCTGGGAAGAACAGTTCATTCTAGAGAGCCTCGACTATCTTGAAA ATGAAATTTCCGGAGGCTCCTTGTGGATCGGAGCCACAGACATCGTCAATGAGAATCAATGGGTTTGGATGACGAGCGGTAGGCGGGTTAGCTACCAGAACTGGAAGAGGGAAGAACCGGAAGCCATGATGAAAGTTCATGGTCATTGCCTCGCTGTCACTCCCAAACCGATGTTCACTTGGGAAGAGATACCCTGCAGACGGGAACTGGACTTTATTTGTGAAATGAA TATGGACTAA